From the genome of Cognaticolwellia beringensis, one region includes:
- the secG gene encoding preprotein translocase subunit SecG, translated as MLYQVLIVVYLIVALCLIGLVLIQQGKGADMGASFGAGSSATIFGSSGSGNFLTKSTTYLAIAFFAISLVLGNLTANRVKAGADFDDLAVPVEQSIPADASVVEPKFDNADVPASDATAEKGSDVPN; from the coding sequence ATGTTGTATCAAGTGTTAATTGTAGTGTATTTGATCGTTGCTTTATGTTTAATTGGTTTAGTACTAATTCAGCAAGGTAAGGGTGCTGATATGGGCGCATCATTCGGCGCTGGTTCATCAGCCACTATTTTTGGTTCAAGCGGTTCTGGTAACTTCTTAACAAAATCGACAACTTACTTAGCGATAGCATTTTTTGCCATCAGCTTAGTATTAGGTAACTTAACAGCTAACCGTGTTAAAGCAGGTGCTGACTTTGATGACCTAGCTGTGCCAGTAGAACAAAGCATTCCAGCTGATGCATCAGTTGTCGAACCAAAATTTGATAACGCTGATGTACCTGCGAGCGACGCTACTGCAGAAAAAGGCAGCGACGTACCAAACTAG
- the folP gene encoding dihydropteroate synthase encodes MLNQLICPSSTLDLSTPQVMGILNVTPDSFSDGGKFADLENALEQVQRMISDGATIIDIGGESTRPGAVEVSEADELARVIPVLKAIKQRFNILVSIDTSKASVMSAAIDAGADIINDVRALQNDECLTAVANSNIPVCLMHMQGLPRTMQSSPSYDNVIEDILVFFQQRIDACVSAGIARERIILDPGFGFGKTLEQNFHLLANLSTFGQLDLPILAGLSRKSMIGNLLNRDVELRLAGSLSTAMLAAQQGANIIRVHDVQETVDVLKVLKAVTDNS; translated from the coding sequence GTGCTTAACCAACTTATTTGTCCTAGCTCAACATTAGATTTATCAACACCACAGGTGATGGGTATCCTAAATGTTACTCCTGATTCATTTTCAGATGGTGGCAAGTTTGCTGATTTAGAAAATGCATTGGAACAAGTTCAGCGTATGATTAGTGATGGTGCCACCATTATTGATATAGGCGGAGAATCTACACGCCCTGGTGCGGTAGAGGTTAGCGAAGCGGATGAATTAGCTCGTGTTATTCCCGTATTAAAAGCCATTAAACAACGTTTCAATATTTTAGTATCAATTGACACTAGCAAAGCCTCAGTGATGAGTGCGGCCATAGATGCTGGTGCTGATATTATTAATGATGTTCGAGCTTTACAAAATGATGAGTGCTTAACCGCAGTTGCAAATAGCAATATCCCAGTTTGTTTAATGCACATGCAGGGCTTACCCAGAACTATGCAAAGCAGCCCTAGCTATGACAATGTGATTGAAGATATTTTGGTCTTTTTTCAACAACGCATTGATGCTTGCGTTAGTGCAGGCATAGCACGAGAACGAATAATATTAGATCCTGGTTTTGGTTTTGGCAAAACACTAGAGCAAAATTTTCACTTACTGGCAAACTTGTCAACGTTTGGTCAATTAGATTTACCCATTCTCGCTGGGTTGTCGCGAAAGTCTATGATCGGAAATTTATTAAATCGAGATGTTGAACTGCGCCTAGCGGGCAGTTTAAGTACTGCAATGCTTGCTGCTCAGCAAGGAGCAAATATTATTCGCGTTCATGATGTTCAAGAAACTGTGGACGTATTAAAAGTATTAAAAGCGGTAACTGATAATAGCTAA
- the tpiA gene encoding triose-phosphate isomerase: MNRLSIVAANWKMNGSLALVNSMVSELNNVTLNENVEVVVCPSFPYLAAFSLASDNVNLSKAFSLGAQNLNEFANGAFTGEVSTSMLQEVGASYVIVGHSERRSIYNESSVLVAHKVKAALSAGLKPILCIGESEDERVAEQTEVVLAAQLQPVIDEIGIENFKNVVIAYEPVWAIGTGKTASPEMAQATHQFIREFIAKVDENVAVKLPLLYGGSVNATNCEELFAQADIDGGLIGGASLKAEEFKIICSAAKGK, encoded by the coding sequence ATGAATAGACTTTCGATAGTTGCAGCAAACTGGAAAATGAATGGCAGTTTAGCTTTAGTCAACTCAATGGTTTCAGAGTTAAATAACGTAACGTTAAATGAAAATGTTGAAGTAGTTGTTTGTCCTAGCTTTCCTTACTTAGCGGCATTTAGTTTAGCAAGCGATAATGTAAATTTGTCAAAAGCATTTAGTTTAGGTGCTCAAAACTTAAATGAATTTGCTAACGGCGCATTTACTGGCGAAGTATCAACGTCAATGTTACAAGAAGTTGGTGCAAGCTATGTCATAGTCGGGCACTCTGAGCGTCGAAGTATTTATAACGAATCAAGTGTTTTAGTTGCACATAAAGTTAAAGCAGCATTATCGGCAGGGCTTAAACCTATTTTATGTATAGGTGAAAGTGAAGACGAACGTGTAGCAGAACAAACCGAAGTTGTTTTAGCGGCGCAATTACAGCCCGTAATAGATGAAATAGGTATTGAAAATTTTAAAAATGTTGTTATTGCGTACGAGCCTGTTTGGGCGATAGGTACTGGAAAAACAGCATCGCCAGAAATGGCACAAGCAACTCATCAATTTATACGTGAATTTATCGCAAAAGTTGATGAAAACGTCGCAGTTAAATTGCCATTGTTGTATGGTGGCAGTGTCAATGCGACTAACTGTGAAGAATTATTTGCACAAGCTGATATCGATGGTGGATTAATCGGCGGTGCTAGTTTAAAAGCCGAAGAATTTAAAATAATTTGTTCGGCAGCAAAGGGAAAATAA
- the glmM gene encoding phosphoglucosamine mutase, translating to MSQRRYFGTDGIRGLVGQYPITPEFVMKLGYAAGRVLAAQGTKKVLIGKDTRISGYMLESALEAGFSAAGIDIGLLGPMPTPGIAYLTKTFRAEAGIVISASHNPFYDNGIKFFSQDGQKLPDDVELAIEAELDKEMSCVESAHLGKATRIADAAGRYIEFCKSNFPSQYSLKGMKIVVDCAHGATYHIAPNVFRELGAEVIEIGTSPNGTNINHECGATSMAAISAAVVEHQADLGVALDGDGDRLMMVDHTGYVIDGDESVYVIACNDLQNGSIDGGVVGTLMSNMGLELALADMDVPFVRSKVGDRYVMEMLKQKGWKLGAENSGHVINLNHTSTGDGIIAALNVLTAICNSGKTLFELRQGMTKLPQVLVNVRFSGDTDPLTNAEVVASVDRVNEKLTGRGRVLLRKSGTEPLIRVMVEGPEHDEVTALANEIADAVKQAC from the coding sequence ATGTCACAGAGAAGATATTTTGGCACCGATGGAATTCGAGGCTTAGTAGGCCAATATCCAATTACCCCAGAATTTGTCATGAAATTAGGTTATGCAGCTGGTCGAGTATTAGCAGCACAAGGCACTAAAAAAGTATTAATTGGTAAAGACACCCGTATTTCAGGCTACATGTTAGAGTCGGCATTAGAAGCAGGCTTCTCTGCCGCTGGTATTGATATTGGTTTGTTAGGGCCAATGCCTACGCCTGGTATTGCTTATTTAACGAAAACTTTTCGTGCTGAAGCAGGTATCGTCATAAGTGCCTCGCACAATCCGTTCTACGACAATGGCATTAAATTTTTCTCTCAAGACGGACAAAAGTTACCCGATGATGTTGAATTAGCCATTGAAGCAGAATTAGATAAAGAGATGAGTTGTGTTGAGTCCGCTCATTTAGGCAAAGCAACACGTATTGCCGATGCAGCAGGTCGTTATATCGAATTTTGTAAAAGTAACTTCCCAAGCCAATACTCATTAAAGGGTATGAAAATCGTGGTTGATTGTGCTCATGGCGCAACCTATCACATAGCACCGAACGTTTTTCGAGAGTTAGGCGCAGAGGTTATAGAAATAGGCACCTCACCTAATGGCACTAATATTAACCACGAATGTGGTGCAACGTCGATGGCAGCAATTAGTGCAGCCGTTGTTGAGCATCAAGCCGATTTAGGTGTTGCACTGGACGGTGATGGCGATCGTTTAATGATGGTAGACCATACCGGTTATGTTATAGATGGCGATGAAAGTGTTTATGTTATCGCTTGTAATGACTTACAAAATGGCAGTATTGATGGTGGTGTTGTTGGCACATTAATGAGTAACATGGGCTTAGAGCTTGCACTTGCTGATATGGATGTACCTTTTGTTCGTAGTAAAGTGGGTGATCGCTACGTAATGGAAATGCTTAAGCAAAAAGGCTGGAAATTAGGTGCAGAAAACTCAGGTCACGTAATCAACTTAAACCATACATCTACCGGTGATGGCATTATTGCCGCGTTAAATGTTTTAACGGCAATCTGTAATTCAGGTAAAACATTATTTGAATTGCGCCAAGGTATGACGAAATTACCGCAAGTATTAGTGAACGTAAGGTTCTCTGGTGACACTGATCCGTTAACTAATGCTGAAGTTGTGGCATCTGTTGACCGAGTCAATGAAAAACTGACCGGTCGTGGTCGAGTGTTACTCAGAAAGTCAGGTACAGAACCTTTGATCCGCGTCATGGTTGAAGGTCCAGAGCATGATGAAGTTACCGCCTTAGCAAATGAAATTGCCGACGCTGTAAAGCAAGCTTGCTAG
- the xdp1 gene encoding exosortase-dependent surface protein XDP1, whose protein sequence is MLNNIKNISLIAALFVSSSAIASVTTADFHSNNITGESSSAFNQFSLTVDGIDINVSAWSDTKNSSSNGINANGNDNDADPFIERAYDLDPNRNGWSMINQDERNTRNCGYSHSADNLANNNCNYQDYDFFLLEFSAAVALSEAFYSWAYGQNNSTDGDVVASRNQVSVAAISSDSAGSIDGNTWGNIGSDTTTTSNYSQLYHDGNYSHHYYSNIGVVGEGNANNLAGVYSNFWLIGALNASAFGGETDWEGNDGMKLAGVKFTTSQQLPATSVPEPSTIALFGLAIVGLFASSRKKLK, encoded by the coding sequence ATGTTAAATAACATAAAAAATATAAGTTTGATCGCTGCGTTATTTGTATCATCGTCAGCTATAGCAAGTGTTACAACTGCTGACTTTCATAGTAATAACATCACTGGTGAGAGCAGTTCTGCATTTAACCAATTTAGCCTTACGGTTGATGGTATCGATATCAACGTTTCAGCTTGGTCAGATACAAAAAATTCTAGTAGTAATGGTATCAATGCTAATGGTAATGATAATGATGCTGACCCTTTTATAGAAAGAGCATACGATTTAGACCCTAATCGTAATGGTTGGTCCATGATCAATCAAGATGAACGTAATACTCGAAATTGTGGCTACTCCCATTCAGCTGACAATCTAGCAAATAACAATTGTAATTATCAAGATTATGACTTCTTTTTACTTGAGTTTTCTGCGGCTGTAGCTTTATCAGAAGCTTTTTATAGCTGGGCGTATGGTCAGAATAATAGTACTGACGGTGATGTTGTTGCAAGTCGCAACCAGGTAAGTGTAGCTGCTATTAGCTCAGATAGTGCTGGGAGCATTGATGGTAATACATGGGGTAATATAGGTAGCGATACAACTACAACCTCTAACTACTCTCAGTTGTATCACGATGGTAACTACTCTCACCACTATTACTCTAATATTGGTGTGGTCGGTGAAGGTAATGCGAATAACTTGGCAGGTGTTTATTCTAATTTTTGGTTAATTGGGGCATTAAATGCGTCTGCTTTTGGTGGTGAAACGGATTGGGAAGGCAATGATGGTATGAAGTTAGCTGGGGTTAAGTTTACCACTAGCCAACAACTTCCAGCAACAAGCGTACCTGAGCCTAGTACAATTGCATTGTTCGGTTTAGCAATCGTTGGCTTATTCGCCTCTAGTCGTAAGAAGCTAAAGTAA
- the prsT gene encoding XrtA/PEP-CTERM system TPR-repeat protein PrsT translates to MRLFLFSIFLISSITAAANNFEKALTAYNSNQIEEAYIHLKNVMQDEPENLSAKVLMGKVLMHKQYFGDGIAILDEALMGGADINLFLNELGSALMIAREFQQVIDLGKGKSLNAENKLTWYLLSANAYRALDNIEETRKYFNLALSLAPTNDRALGSLAAFELNQQNYSTAEKLIEQVITLYPQQSRIWHLKGQLYIRKKDNKSALNAFETAYNIDNNDPIVQRSLANAYTNAGKFEEALLLVNKILINTPEDPMAKLLQSELLANTAKFEEAKAVLIDISQKLSLYTDEQKNTNASLTYVAGAAAYLQNDFEVAQKELLAYLRDVPQDSAAIKMLVDIYLRQNQQDKALDLLEAKEKLIINNLPLATKLIDLYLNNQKIYKAERLITTLEDEFKNSQALLFAKVNYLSKIEQFDNAIALLDQHQPKEFNAIFLLTKGLVYRANKKIVEANEIADTLLEAEPLNSDFLTFKGVLLLQQQQWSPAVKTFEQVLSIKPGDFNSLFNIANAKAALGEFEDAKVITTKLLETQSAFAPLIILDAKLDRDMNNISLALEKLTKLTSASKTNIKASEVLVDIYMQQGDYESALNELDNLNKLVFLNPEYIKQRIEIYLALKDTKQAVKQIEILEGIVEGPRAFYELSQLYSKTNEPLKAQALLKRALILAPENLLIQLQIVKLDIQLNSLELADSKLIAIEKAYTNNPNVLLVRGDLLAKQKKLTLASEKYATALSLDHSFIQASVKLYQMTTIGYGLEAFKNTTTEILTKNENFHFMRNLLAHYYLNMGDIANAKIHYEILKDVDGLQNKSIIFNNLANILIKSDLAIAEKYASNALTLDDTSSAILDTYGWIKVLRGEFEEGLILLRRAYTMNSNDPAINYHLGYTLMKLNRVEEARRELDRALSSNINFYEQDEAKALLESIK, encoded by the coding sequence ATGCGATTATTTTTATTCAGTATTTTTCTTATCAGCTCTATTACAGCTGCTGCCAACAACTTTGAAAAAGCCCTCACCGCTTATAATAGTAATCAAATTGAAGAAGCTTATATTCATTTAAAAAACGTTATGCAAGACGAGCCTGAAAACCTCTCGGCTAAAGTATTAATGGGTAAAGTATTAATGCATAAACAATATTTTGGTGACGGCATAGCGATACTCGATGAAGCATTAATGGGTGGTGCTGATATTAACTTATTCTTAAATGAGTTAGGCAGTGCCTTGATGATCGCTCGAGAGTTTCAACAAGTCATTGATTTAGGAAAAGGTAAATCGTTAAATGCCGAAAATAAACTTACATGGTATCTGTTATCGGCTAACGCTTATCGTGCGCTAGACAATATAGAGGAGACTCGTAAATATTTTAATCTTGCGCTAAGCCTAGCACCAACAAATGATCGAGCGCTAGGTTCTCTTGCCGCATTTGAATTAAACCAACAAAATTACAGCACAGCAGAAAAATTAATCGAACAAGTCATTACTTTATATCCTCAACAAAGCAGAATTTGGCATCTTAAAGGCCAGCTATACATAAGAAAAAAAGATAATAAAAGTGCTTTAAATGCTTTCGAAACTGCCTATAACATTGATAATAACGACCCTATTGTGCAGCGTTCACTCGCCAATGCCTACACTAACGCTGGCAAGTTTGAAGAAGCACTCTTATTGGTTAATAAAATTTTGATTAATACCCCTGAAGATCCTATGGCAAAATTACTACAAAGCGAACTCTTAGCCAATACCGCTAAGTTTGAAGAAGCTAAAGCCGTGCTTATAGACATCAGCCAAAAATTATCCTTATATACTGACGAGCAAAAAAATACTAACGCCTCACTAACCTATGTTGCTGGTGCTGCTGCATATTTACAAAATGACTTTGAAGTAGCTCAAAAAGAGCTACTTGCCTATTTAAGAGATGTACCACAAGACTCTGCCGCTATAAAAATGTTAGTTGACATATATTTACGCCAAAACCAACAAGATAAAGCCTTAGATTTACTTGAAGCGAAAGAAAAGCTGATTATTAACAACTTACCGCTAGCAACAAAACTAATAGATTTATATTTAAACAATCAAAAAATTTATAAAGCTGAGCGACTAATAACAACCTTAGAAGACGAATTTAAAAACAGCCAGGCGTTACTATTCGCGAAAGTGAATTACTTATCAAAAATAGAGCAATTTGATAACGCAATTGCCTTACTTGACCAACATCAACCAAAAGAATTTAATGCTATATTTTTGCTTACTAAAGGCCTTGTCTACCGAGCTAATAAAAAGATAGTTGAAGCTAATGAAATTGCCGACACGCTCTTAGAAGCAGAACCATTAAATTCCGATTTTTTGACCTTTAAAGGTGTGTTGTTGTTACAACAGCAGCAATGGAGCCCCGCGGTTAAAACATTTGAGCAAGTTTTATCTATTAAACCTGGAGACTTTAACAGCCTTTTTAATATTGCTAACGCTAAAGCGGCATTAGGTGAATTTGAGGATGCTAAAGTTATAACAACAAAGCTTTTAGAAACACAGTCAGCATTTGCCCCTTTAATTATTTTAGACGCTAAGCTTGATCGAGACATGAACAATATCTCCCTCGCCTTAGAGAAGCTAACTAAATTAACCAGCGCGAGTAAAACTAACATCAAAGCCTCTGAAGTTTTAGTCGATATTTATATGCAACAAGGTGACTATGAATCAGCGCTAAACGAATTAGACAACCTCAATAAACTAGTGTTTTTAAACCCTGAATATATAAAACAAAGAATTGAAATATATTTAGCCCTAAAAGATACCAAACAGGCTGTAAAGCAAATTGAAATACTTGAAGGAATAGTAGAAGGACCAAGAGCATTTTATGAACTAAGCCAATTATATTCGAAGACTAATGAGCCTTTAAAAGCGCAAGCATTATTAAAAAGAGCACTTATATTAGCCCCTGAAAACTTATTAATACAATTACAAATAGTTAAGTTAGATATTCAATTAAATTCGCTAGAACTAGCCGACAGCAAACTTATTGCTATTGAAAAAGCCTATACAAATAACCCTAATGTTTTATTAGTTCGTGGTGATTTACTGGCAAAACAAAAAAAGTTAACTCTGGCCAGTGAAAAATATGCAACAGCGCTTTCATTAGATCACAGTTTTATTCAAGCATCCGTAAAATTGTACCAAATGACTACTATAGGCTATGGTCTTGAAGCATTTAAAAACACGACCACTGAAATTTTGACAAAAAATGAAAACTTTCATTTTATGCGTAACCTTTTGGCTCATTATTATTTAAATATGGGTGATATAGCGAATGCTAAAATACATTATGAAATTTTAAAAGATGTTGATGGACTGCAAAATAAATCAATAATTTTTAATAATTTAGCCAATATTTTAATAAAGTCAGATCTAGCTATAGCTGAAAAATATGCCTCCAACGCATTAACACTAGATGATACATCTTCCGCTATACTAGATACTTATGGGTGGATAAAAGTTTTACGAGGAGAATTTGAAGAAGGCTTAATCTTACTTAGACGAGCCTATACTATGAACTCTAATGATCCGGCAATTAACTACCATTTAGGCTATACATTAATGAAGCTTAACCGAGTTGAGGAAGCAAGAAGAGAATTGGATCGTGCGCTTTCTAGCAATATTAATTTTTACGAGCAAGATGAAGCTAAAGCGTTGTTAGAAAGCATTAAATAA